Genomic DNA from Candidatus Palauibacter scopulicola:
CCGCCGCCTCGATGTCCGAGGCCAGGTAGGTGGTTGCCGTCTTGCCGCCGCGCTTGCCCAACCGCTTGAACCGCGACAGCGGTCCCGGCCCCGAGCCCCCGCCCGCCGGGCGGAGGCCCGGGTCGTGCGACCAGACCACGAAGGCGTCGAGCCGCTGGACGCGCCCGGCAAGGAACGCGCTTCGCTTGCGGCCCGACAGGGACGCGATTTCCGAACCGCTCGTCTCTTGACCCTCGGCGAGGCTGGGACGCCGGAGCATGTGGAACTGGAGGCGCGTGTCGGAACCCAGGCCCGACATCAACCGTTGCCAGAGCCCGAGCACCCGGTCGATCTGCTCCGGTGTGCGGCCGTCCACCGCGGCGGGCCGGATCCGGCCCGCCGCCATCAACTCGCCCGAACGGGTCAGGCAGGTGCGGCCGTCGTCGAGCCAGCCCCAGTAGGGCAGCTCCTCGGCCAGCGAGCCCGCCGCCTCGTAGGCCCGGCGTTCCTCCGCGACTCTCACTTCGAGTCCGTCCGGATGCGGAGATGCCACGGCTCGTCCGCCCACTTGCCCGGATCGATCCGCGCCGGATAGCGGGCGGCCGCCCTCAATACGGCGAGCATGGCCGGGTCTCTACGGCCCGCGAGCCAGCCCGCGCCGTAGCAACCCGCGAACACCATGCCGCCCGCCACGAGCGAAGCCGTCGCGTTCCACACCGCAACCGCGAGCGTCGCGCCGAGCAGGAACAGCCGCCGCTCGACGCCCAGCACGGTGAGCGGACGGTTGAGCGCCACGTAGCCTGGCCAGCGCGTCAGACCCCGCATCAGAACAGCCAGCCGAG
This window encodes:
- a CDS encoding VirB3 family type IV secretion system protein, coding for MRGLTRWPGYVALNRPLTVLGVERRLFLLGATLAVAVWNATASLVAGGMVFAGCYGAGWLAGRRDPAMLAVLRAAARYPARIDPGKWADEPWHLRIRTDSK